Part of the Besnoitia besnoiti strain Bb-Ger1 chromosome Unknown contig00015, whole genome shotgun sequence genome is shown below.
tcgcctcttACCCTCAACAGGCCAGCCCATCCGTATGTGTGTTttcatatacatacatatgtatgagtatatatatgtatgagTAGAGAAGCGCGCTCCTATTTACAATATTTTGGAGTTCTTTCTTCGGTTACCCTCACCACATGTGCTGCATGATGTCATCAAAGTGGCCGCCGGCAGTCCAGAGCTCCTGAACCACGTCCTCGACGCAAAGCATGCCGTAGGCACCTAGGTGCGCTTCGACTTTGGCGTTGTCTGTCAAATCCGTGGACTCCTCCTCGCTGACTCGTAGCCGGCCCCTGAAGAAAaacgccgcgcgtcgccgctcagATCGCAACAGCGACCGCCACAGCAAGCCCCGAACCCGCTTCCGCCAGCGTGACATCCAattcatatacatacatacatacatacatacatacatacatacatacatacatacatacatacatacatacatacatacatacatacatacatacatacatacatacatacatacatacatacatacatacatacatacatatatatagatttGTATATGAATACAAATCATCTGAAGCTTGGCCATCAGATCAAGCAAGaacatgcacatgcatgcagatgaAAGTATGCATTTTAATGCACGAGGCACGAAGCGAGCAGACGCCAAGATGAGACCTACCGATGAAGTGCCAGACGCTCTCTactgcgcaggccgcgtccGCCCTCGAACGCTAAACGGCAACGTtacttccccccccccccccgcccccatCCCTCGCGGCGTTGAGGCCTTTACCTCGTGAGGAACATTCTCCGCACGGTGGCGAGCGTCGGGTAGCCGTAAAAAACGAAAGGATTCAACAGACGCATCTGCTGCATCGCAGCTTCGTCGTTTCGCAAAAGAGTCCCCCAGAACGGCTTCCTCAGCCCTAGTTTCTGCGGAAAAACATACACACAGGCAACTCGCCATGGAATGCCCTTCAAAACATAAATACAGATATATTAGCCTAAATAAAGAAAAAAATACATttatacatttatataccCTAAGCTTGAGTAGGAAACCATAGGTTACTAATACAAAAGACTACTGCATTCGAAAAATCGAATTTACTTTTGAATGGGTATTATTTTTTAAATCcccaatatatatatatatatatatatatatccgtGCGTGTCGAAAGGCATATGAGCCGCGTCTGGCCGGCTTACCTTCAGCGCAACTTGGACCTCGGGGctccctccttcgcggccgtTGCGGACGACAAGAATGAGCGGTCGGCGATCCTGCTGCCGCGGTTTCTTCGCGGGAGTCTTCTTCGCGAAAATGACCCTGAAAatcaggagagagagacacacacacaccggATGAAGACGCATGCATGCTCACGCAGAGAAGGGTTTCGCGGCGATTCAAAAATGCCTAGAAGACAGATTAGCACCCAGAGTCAAGACGCACACGAGAATGGAAGGGGCGAGGCTTCCGCGAATACAACGTTTTTTTCGGTCGCTGCAGGCTCGCAGACGACGACAACCACATACACGGGTCGCCGCTATCCGTTCCGCTCCTCTCGCGACGGAGACGGGTGCGCTATCTGTAGAGGTTTCGGCTTGCATCTCATCTTTGCCCGCGCGCTCAGTTTACTTTTTCCATCGCCTCCAAAACACCCTCTTGCGCCCCTCTCGCCCCAGTCCCGCGCGCGTTTGCTTCCCGTCCCGCAGCCGTTTTTTCTACTCCGCATATTTCACAGTCTTCTTCGTCATTCCATTCCAGCTCCactctcctctcccctctcttctcccccccctccctcccccctttcccccccgccgctctcgccgcaggcaCTTGCATCTGTTAGCGACCCGAAGGCACGCAGCCAGCGAGAGGCCTCGAGGAAGCCGATGAGAAACAGCGACACACCTTTTGTTGTCAACTGAGCGCAGCTGTGCGCGCTTCACGAAGTACTGCGCCGATTTGATGACTTGCTTGTGACAGTCGCGGTCCCTTCTCTGCAAGagcacagagagaaaaaggcgtAATAGGGATTTGAACGTGTGCGTTCCCGAGAGTGGAGCTGAAAAAACGGGAAGATTTCACAGAAGCGCGCCAGATTTCCTCCGTGCGTATCAGACAGGAGAGACTGCACGACAGAAAGACACAGTTCAGTGAACTGAAACGGCCGTGCGACGAAGCTTCATTACACTAAACACTGCAGCAGCTCTTCGTGCCGGCATCCTCCCATACAGGATAACTGGGGGTCGCGCGCatccgcgcgagacgcctgaCAGGCGTAAGGCAGCCAGCTGCGAGGCCTTTAGCCTCGTCGTCTATCCTTGCGTTAGGAAGCGTTTCTGGGAGAGAATGAGACGTCATTTACGTTGGACTGCACAGGTGCCGAATTAGAACAAGTTGCGAGTCGAGCCCCGCACGCCTCGAAGTTCATCTTACGCGTTTCATCCCCCGGATTTTcttcgcacgcgccgcctTTTCCTCCAGATTCTGCTCTCGTCTGCGCAAGACGGTCTGCGCGACTTTGAGAGCTTCGCCGGGGTTCCGCGGACGGAGTTGAAGTTTGGCGCCTCCCTCCACCTGGAGGGCGGACGTATCGACGTTGGACTCTGCGTTCTTCACCATCTTGACGACAAAGAGTACGGAGTTTGTGCGAAAAACGAAGCGCAACGAATCCTTGCGGAAGAAACAGGGGCCTTTGCCAGGGTGCCTGCTGCCTCTGAGCTtgtcgcgtctctccacACTCGAAAAAAATGCAACGGATCGACGTGGGACAGTCACGGGAAGGACGGCACACAGTGGCCTGCGGAAACGTCAGACGACTTCACTAGGAGGAACTTCCACAAACCCTGTTCAAAATTACGGGGAACACGAGAAACAAGTCGAGAGGACTGCCGCTTCACCGGCGATTTGCTATGGAAAACGGTAGTCTGCTGGACTCTTTCGCATGACCCAATgtacatacatgcatgcaatTGGAACAGCATGACCTAGCGTTCGCGACACGAAACCCGCAGCCACAGTGCCAGCTGGCAAGAAAAGACAGAACGGCTTTCCAGATTCAAGGCAAAGCGACTTTTTCCAGTTCCGTCAAAGAGTTCCCTGGTCTAGAAAACGGAATTCACACTGCCCCACTCTCGCGGCTCCTACATGCGTGCCGTACGCACGACGACGTGTTCTGGGCTGAGCCTGTGCACAACGATCGAGGCGAGCCGAAACCTCGACCCGGCACCTCGGATATGCAGTTCTGGTTCAGAAACGTCCAGCAGATAGCATTGTTTGACCTTTTTTCGCTGGGAGACAGACAGCCACCGCAGCACCTGTGCGTGTGTTGCCGTGAAGCAAACGCGCGGGCACCTTTCGTtgcgcgcggcagctcgaCCGGGCGCTGTGAATTAGAAAATCCGGTTTTCGCCTGCAGTCCTGCTGCGTCATAGAATGACCGGAAGACGCTGTGGAGGGCGGCTCGCCAGCTCTCTCCAGTGGCGAATGCCAGCGATCCTCTCTGTCCAGCGCGATTTTCTGATGATCTACGACTgtcgcgcaggctgcggcacGTCTGGTTTCTATTGCGTATCGCGCAGAACAGGAACTATGAGCGATGTGGAATGAGGGAAGACCTGCTGAATGCGAGGGCCGCTTCCTGACGTATGCGGCATttgcgtgcgcagcagcgcagacgtAACGTGGACAGTGACACCACATTGAAAAACGAGTCTGACCTGTTCACCAGCGTGCTGCGAGCTAATGAGGAGACAATGAAAAGGGGATCTTTCCGCCTCGTCAGCGCTTCAGTAGCCTTTACAGAGTGACGAAGTACGCTCCAAGATCGTGCAGCACTCGGTGCCGTTACGGGTAGGCTCGTGGGGCCGCTTCTGAGGTTGACCAACACCCATGCTTCGTTGTTAATGCAGCGTGTGCCGAGAAGTTACTGCCAACTCAAAAAAGCAACTAAAAGGGCAGGTACACTGGCTCGACAAAGCGTCTGAGTCCTCCAAAGCCACAGGCGGCAAGGACTGGCCGTCTATAAGGTTTTCTACGCCTTACCGTGACAGAGCATCAATCGCGCGCTGCAAACGCAGTGGATTTACTACCGGCGTAGCAAAGATGCATGCTCAGTTGCTGCCTGAGGCAGTTTACTAAGCACGCGTCTCTCAAAACAGCGGTGAACGTGGAAGGGACTGGCAGACAGATCTTCCCAAGCACTGTGAACCCCTAGCATCTTCTAGCTCAGCTTGCTCGAAAGCACCTGAACCCTCGCTTTGTGGCTGCCGCGTGCCGTTGATAACTAAGAATGTAAAACGAGCAAGCCGCACAGTAGCGTGGGCACTGCCCAGGGGCGTTGATGAAGACCTCTTTGTTTGGTGTAGATGGGTCTGGCAGTCCACTGTAATGCTCCAACCTGAAGACGGCGTTTGTTCCTGGAAGAGTGACTCGGAATTGCCTATCACATTGTGGCACACGAAGTGCGCCGGCAGTCCAATGAGCCACAGTTGCCACAGCCTCGTGTATACAAGGAAGCTAATCGAATACGCGCCACCCTGCCGCGGCAACTGCTGCTGTACAGACTTGTCGGGTCATACAGAGAGTTTCCACGGACAACATTACCCCGTCCCGTCCTGAGGTCATGGCGTTTCTCGTTCATGTCTTTCCTGCTTTGTCAAACTTCTTCCTCCAACAAGCCTTTTTGTTTCGCTTGCAGGCTGAAGGAACACTGCTGTCGCTGTTTCGAGCGTAGCGTCAACTCAATTGAAAAGAGGGCCGACCGCGTTCGGGGACCCACACACTTGCCCAGCTCAACTGGACAGTTGACTGGCCAGGCAAATGCTCAAAGTGGAAAGCAGAAATCTCTTGATCGCCTGTGCGAGAGGCAAACTTCGGTTTTACCACAGGGTGATTCCTTATCGAAAAGCCTGCTTCTTCCACTGCGGCAAACAGCATCGTAATCCTTCAGCCAAGCGAAATGACTCCTTATGTTGCCTAGTCTGTCGGCAAATTTGGTTACTCCAGCCAAAGATTTCTCGTTCTACTCCTGCTGCGCTTACCTCATTCTGGCAACTATTACGTATTGATATTTAGGGATCTATCTCGGAGCGTAGCGCTGGCAGGAATGGGCAACTAGAAGTCCAACAACCGAATTGTGCTCGCTTGGTTCAGCCATTTGCTGTCTCCAGTGAGTGAC
Proteins encoded:
- a CDS encoding putative 60S ribosomal protein L7-B (encoded by transcript BESB_029360), whose amino-acid sequence is MVKNAESNVDTSALQVEGGAKLQLRPRNPGEALKVAQTVLRRREQNLEEKAARAKKIRGMKRRRDRDCHKQVIKSAQYFVKRAQLRSVDNKRVIFAKKTPAKKPRQQDRRPLILVVRNGREGGSPEVQVALKKLGLRKPFWGTLLRNDEAAMQQMRLLNPFVFYGYPTLATVRRMFLTRGRLRVSEEESTDLTDNAKVEAHLGAYGMLCVEDVVQELWTAGGHFDDIMQHMCAFELSNLKKIEGLYAKKNQYGNMREKINTKIWKIA